A section of the Microbacterium forte genome encodes:
- a CDS encoding acyl-CoA thioesterase — MTADAHAIRTVEQLLDVLDLDSTQARTTEDIFTGSSHPMPSGRIYGGQVLAQSLLAAERTLPEDRAVHSMHGYFLRPGDASQGITIAVDRIHDGRSFSTRRSQAYQNGVPIFSMIASFQDDDPGIEHAVPMPEGIPGPDSLLPDEQRVDGLPPGVVRMLSDRAADVRHIDSPMFLPSADSRVPQQGVWMRMKAPLPDDQRIHRAALAYLSDMTIQESILRAHGVYWGLPGLKVASLDHAMWWHRPARVDEWLLYLQESPNARGGRGLAQGRIYTQSGDLVASVAQEIMVRVPSPA, encoded by the coding sequence ATGACCGCCGACGCCCACGCGATTCGCACCGTCGAACAACTCCTCGACGTACTGGACCTCGATTCCACTCAGGCCCGCACCACCGAAGACATCTTCACCGGATCTTCGCATCCGATGCCCTCCGGGCGGATCTACGGTGGTCAAGTGCTCGCTCAGAGCCTCCTCGCCGCGGAACGGACGCTCCCCGAGGATCGTGCGGTGCACTCCATGCACGGGTACTTTCTGCGGCCGGGCGACGCAAGCCAGGGCATCACGATCGCCGTCGACCGCATCCACGACGGCCGATCCTTCTCCACCCGTCGTTCGCAGGCGTATCAGAACGGTGTGCCGATCTTCTCGATGATCGCCTCCTTCCAGGACGACGATCCGGGCATCGAGCACGCGGTTCCCATGCCTGAAGGAATTCCGGGTCCGGACTCTCTGCTGCCCGACGAGCAGCGCGTCGACGGGCTGCCGCCCGGCGTTGTTCGGATGCTCAGCGATCGCGCTGCTGACGTGCGCCACATCGACTCACCGATGTTCCTGCCGAGCGCGGATTCCCGCGTTCCTCAGCAGGGCGTCTGGATGCGCATGAAGGCACCGCTTCCCGACGACCAGCGCATTCACCGGGCGGCTCTCGCGTATCTCAGCGATATGACGATCCAGGAATCGATCCTTCGCGCCCACGGCGTGTACTGGGGGCTCCCGGGGTTGAAGGTGGCGAGCCTCGACCACGCGATGTGGTGGCACCGGCCTGCGCGCGTCGACGAGTGGCTGCTCTACCTGCAGGAATCGCCGAACGCGCGCGGGGGCCGCGGCCTCGCTCAGGGACGCATCTACACGCAGTCGGGCGATCTGGTCGCCTCTGTCGCCCAGGAGATCATGGTCAGGGTGCCGTCCCCGGCCTGA
- a CDS encoding acyl-CoA thioesterase: MSDLTPGPRLHIPIQLRWGDLDAFNHVNNTSMLKLLEEARVRAFWRAGPGEQAPSTAVLDSGIDEGTLTLIARQEIEYLAPVPYQRRPLEVQMWFGKLGGSSVEVCYEVHNDPAAEPRTIYARSTAIIVLVDAKSGRPTRLTQEMRDAWEPYVGPSIEYTHR, encoded by the coding sequence ATGTCCGACCTGACACCGGGGCCCCGGCTGCACATCCCGATCCAACTCCGCTGGGGCGATCTGGACGCATTCAATCACGTCAACAACACCTCGATGCTGAAGCTCCTCGAGGAGGCGCGCGTACGCGCGTTCTGGCGTGCGGGTCCCGGTGAGCAGGCACCATCGACCGCTGTGCTCGATTCAGGCATCGACGAGGGCACGCTGACGCTCATCGCGCGGCAGGAGATCGAGTACCTCGCTCCGGTGCCGTACCAGCGTCGACCTCTCGAAGTGCAGATGTGGTTCGGCAAGCTCGGCGGCTCCAGCGTCGAGGTCTGCTACGAGGTGCACAACGACCCCGCAGCCGAGCCCCGCACGATCTATGCGCGGTCGACCGCGATCATCGTGCTCGTCGACGCCAAGTCGGGCCGTCCCACACGGCTCACGCAGGAGATGCGCGACGCGTGGGAGCCGTACGTCGGCCCCTCCATCGAGTACACCCACCGCTGA
- the ettA gene encoding energy-dependent translational throttle protein EttA, protein MAEYIYSMVRARKAVGEKLILDDVTMAFLPGAKIGMVGPNGAGKSTILKIMAGMDTPSNGEAKLSPGFSVGILMQEPELDETKTVIENIQDGIAIKAKVDRFNEISMLMADPDADFDSLLSEMGTLQEEIDAADGWDLDSQLEQAMDALRTPPGDAAIAPLSGGEKRRVALAKLLLQKPDLLLLDEPTNHLDAESVLWLEQHLQAYKGAVIAITHDRYFLDHVAEWIAEVDRGRLIGYEGNYSTYLEKKGERLEVQGKKDAKLAKRLKEELEWVRSSAKGRQTKSKARLARYEEMATEAERTRKLDFEEISIPAGPRLGSIVIDAKKLQKGFDGRVLIDGLSFNLPPNGIVGVIGPNGVGKTTLFKTIVGLEPLDGGDLKIGETVKISYVDQSRSNIDPDKTLWEVVSDGLDVITVGKTEIPSRAYVSKFGFKGPDQQKKAGVLSGGERNRLNLALTLKEGGNLLLLDEPTNDLDVETLSSLENALLEFPGCAVVITHDRWFLDRIATHILAYEGTDEKPAQWYWFEGNFESYEENKVQRLGADAAKPHRSTHRKLTRD, encoded by the coding sequence GTGGCTGAGTACATCTACTCGATGGTTCGTGCACGTAAGGCGGTGGGTGAGAAGCTCATCCTCGATGACGTCACGATGGCGTTCCTCCCCGGTGCCAAGATCGGCATGGTGGGTCCCAACGGCGCCGGAAAGTCGACGATCCTCAAGATCATGGCCGGAATGGACACGCCGTCGAACGGCGAGGCGAAGCTGTCTCCCGGTTTCTCGGTCGGAATCCTGATGCAGGAGCCGGAGCTCGACGAGACCAAGACGGTGATCGAGAACATCCAGGACGGCATCGCCATCAAGGCGAAGGTCGACCGGTTCAACGAGATCTCCATGCTGATGGCAGATCCCGATGCCGACTTCGACTCCCTGCTCTCCGAGATGGGAACCCTGCAGGAGGAGATCGACGCGGCGGACGGCTGGGACCTCGATTCGCAGCTCGAACAGGCCATGGACGCCTTGCGCACGCCTCCCGGAGACGCGGCGATCGCTCCGCTCTCCGGAGGTGAGAAGCGACGCGTCGCACTCGCGAAGCTGCTCCTGCAGAAGCCCGATCTGCTCCTGCTCGACGAGCCGACCAACCACCTCGACGCGGAAAGCGTGCTCTGGCTCGAGCAGCACCTTCAGGCATACAAGGGCGCGGTCATCGCCATCACTCACGACCGGTACTTCCTCGACCACGTCGCCGAATGGATCGCCGAGGTCGACCGTGGCCGCCTGATCGGCTACGAGGGCAACTACTCGACCTACCTGGAGAAGAAGGGCGAACGCCTCGAGGTCCAGGGCAAGAAGGACGCGAAGCTCGCCAAGCGCCTCAAGGAGGAGCTGGAGTGGGTCAGGTCCAGCGCAAAGGGCCGTCAGACGAAGTCGAAGGCGCGACTCGCGCGGTACGAGGAGATGGCGACAGAGGCCGAACGCACCAGGAAGCTGGACTTCGAGGAGATCTCGATTCCTGCGGGACCGCGTCTCGGAAGCATCGTGATCGATGCGAAGAAGCTCCAGAAGGGCTTCGACGGCCGGGTGCTCATCGATGGGCTCAGCTTCAACCTTCCGCCGAACGGCATCGTCGGTGTGATCGGCCCCAACGGTGTCGGTAAGACGACCCTGTTCAAGACGATCGTCGGCCTGGAGCCGCTCGACGGCGGAGACCTCAAGATCGGCGAGACGGTCAAGATCAGCTACGTCGACCAGTCGCGCTCGAACATCGACCCCGACAAGACGCTGTGGGAGGTCGTGTCCGACGGTCTCGACGTCATCACGGTGGGCAAGACGGAGATCCCCTCACGCGCGTACGTCTCGAAGTTCGGTTTCAAGGGCCCGGACCAGCAGAAGAAGGCAGGCGTGCTCTCCGGTGGCGAGCGCAACCGTCTGAACCTGGCCCTCACGCTCAAGGAGGGCGGCAACCTTCTCCTGCTCGACGAGCCGACCAACGACCTGGACGTCGAGACGTTGAGTTCTCTCGAGAACGCGCTTCTCGAGTTCCCCGGCTGCGCAGTGGTCATCACTCACGACCGGTGGTTCCTCGACCGCATCGCGACCCACATCCTCGCGTACGAGGGCACCGACGAGAAGCCCGCTCAGTGGTACTGGTTCGAGGGCAACTTCGAGTCCTACGAGGAGAACAAGGTCCAGCGCCTCGGCGCCGACGCGGCCAAGCCGCACCGGTCGACGCACCGCAAGCTCACGCGCGACTGA
- a CDS encoding DUF6993 domain-containing protein has protein sequence MLRRPDSSASRAAIATGVATTLALLLTSCGAPATPTPKPTDAGVSPSPSASPSGSAYVPDGTADDNLPLFAAVTAAVWASDQKVSGRAYIDALIAAGFDRAAMQVTQDVSTVGNPVESLMFAVRWGDTECLIGQVGPSTGEPVTVVMPQLAEGRCLVGTTRAIDW, from the coding sequence GTGCTTCGACGACCGGACTCCTCCGCATCGCGTGCGGCGATCGCGACCGGCGTCGCCACGACGCTGGCGCTGCTGCTGACCTCATGCGGTGCGCCCGCAACGCCCACACCGAAGCCGACGGATGCCGGAGTGAGCCCCAGTCCGTCGGCGTCTCCTTCGGGTTCCGCGTACGTTCCGGACGGCACCGCCGATGACAACCTGCCGCTCTTCGCGGCCGTGACCGCCGCGGTGTGGGCGTCAGACCAGAAGGTGTCGGGTCGTGCCTACATCGACGCCCTGATCGCCGCCGGGTTCGACCGCGCAGCCATGCAGGTCACACAGGACGTCTCGACCGTCGGCAACCCGGTGGAGAGCCTCATGTTCGCCGTGCGGTGGGGAGACACGGAGTGCCTCATAGGGCAGGTGGGCCCGTCGACGGGCGAGCCCGTCACGGTCGTCATGCCGCAACTGGCCGAGGGACGTTGTCTCGTCGGGACGACGCGAGCGATCGACTGGTGA
- a CDS encoding single-stranded DNA-binding protein, whose product MHDTVTIVGNVATDPTQGRTTGGVPVTNFRLASTHRRFDDATQTWVDVTTNWYSVAAFRQLGEHAKASLRSGDSVIVTGRMKIRAWENNGKQGTSVDIDADAIGHDLRWGTTAYRRSARSGVDAPSRTAATSDPHDDPEQPAHSRGDGPDIDTSWAAKDGAHLGTEDGLADSAAAGASTL is encoded by the coding sequence ATGCATGACACAGTGACCATCGTCGGCAACGTCGCCACCGATCCCACTCAGGGGCGAACGACAGGTGGAGTTCCCGTCACGAACTTCCGACTCGCGAGCACGCACCGACGATTCGATGATGCGACCCAGACGTGGGTCGATGTGACGACGAACTGGTACTCGGTCGCGGCTTTCCGTCAGCTGGGCGAACATGCGAAGGCCTCTCTGCGGTCCGGTGACAGCGTGATCGTCACGGGGAGGATGAAGATTCGCGCCTGGGAGAACAACGGCAAGCAGGGCACGAGCGTCGACATCGACGCCGATGCGATCGGCCACGATCTCCGATGGGGGACGACGGCGTATCGCCGCAGCGCGCGATCGGGGGTCGATGCCCCATCCAGAACCGCTGCGACATCGGATCCGCACGATGACCCCGAGCAGCCTGCGCACTCGCGTGGTGACGGTCCGGACATCGACACGTCGTGGGCGGCGAAGGACGGCGCGCACTTGGGCACCGAAGACGGCCTCGCGGATTCTGCTGCCGCAGGGGCGAGCACGCTCTGA
- the orn gene encoding oligoribonuclease, protein MVSASENDRLVWIDCEMTGLDLAVDELVEIAVVVTDFELRPVDPGFQVVIRPSDAALENMNDFVTKMHETSGLINEIPHGVSLAEAEAQTLAYIKRFAPVERKAPLAGNTIGTDRMFLAKYMSQVDQWLHYRNVDVSSIKELSRRWYPRVFFQAPAKDGGHRALADILESIRELRYYREAVFVDEPGPSSDDARDIAARTVSEFTPNM, encoded by the coding sequence ATGGTATCTGCCTCAGAGAATGACCGCCTCGTATGGATCGATTGTGAGATGACCGGTCTCGATCTGGCCGTCGACGAACTCGTCGAGATCGCCGTCGTCGTCACTGATTTCGAGCTCCGTCCGGTGGACCCCGGCTTCCAGGTCGTCATCCGCCCGAGCGACGCGGCACTCGAGAACATGAATGACTTCGTGACGAAGATGCACGAGACGTCGGGGTTGATCAACGAGATCCCCCACGGCGTATCGTTGGCCGAGGCCGAGGCGCAGACCCTCGCCTACATCAAGCGATTCGCTCCGGTCGAGCGCAAGGCTCCTCTCGCCGGCAACACCATCGGCACAGACCGGATGTTCCTGGCCAAGTACATGAGTCAGGTCGATCAGTGGCTCCACTATCGCAACGTCGATGTCTCGAGCATCAAAGAGCTCTCGCGGCGGTGGTACCCGCGGGTGTTCTTCCAGGCGCCGGCGAAGGACGGCGGACACCGCGCCCTCGCCGACATCCTCGAGTCCATTCGCGAGCTGCGGTACTACCGCGAGGCGGTCTTCGTCGACGAACCGGGGCCCTCGAGTGACGATGCTCGCGACATCGCCGCACGCACGGTGTCAGAGTTCACTCCGAACATGTAA
- a CDS encoding LysE family transporter: MSLAVWFSLLTACVVISFTPGAGAINTMSNALSQGWRRSIWGILGQQLALIVHVVIVAAGLGLVVSQSEVLFNVIRYAGAAYLVFLGIRLILTKPKLPAADEGTTVDLYEGHWSMIRRGFWVNLLNPKAIVFFLAFIPQFIRLDQPQLPQYLTLIVTVIIVDIVVMWGFFATAARPFRSLTRSARGQRTLNSVFGVLFIAVAGLLVFLH; the protein is encoded by the coding sequence GTGTCGCTCGCCGTGTGGTTCTCACTTCTGACCGCCTGCGTGGTTATCAGCTTCACGCCGGGGGCCGGCGCCATCAACACGATGTCGAACGCGCTGAGCCAGGGCTGGCGCCGTTCGATCTGGGGAATCCTCGGGCAGCAGCTCGCTCTCATCGTTCATGTCGTGATCGTGGCGGCAGGCCTCGGACTCGTCGTGTCGCAGTCTGAGGTGCTGTTCAACGTGATCCGATACGCCGGCGCGGCATACCTGGTCTTCCTCGGCATACGTCTGATCCTCACCAAGCCGAAGCTTCCTGCCGCTGATGAGGGGACCACGGTCGACCTCTACGAGGGCCACTGGTCGATGATCAGACGCGGGTTCTGGGTGAATCTCCTCAACCCGAAGGCGATCGTGTTCTTCCTCGCGTTCATCCCGCAGTTCATCCGCCTCGATCAGCCACAGCTCCCTCAATACCTCACTCTCATCGTCACGGTCATCATCGTCGACATCGTGGTGATGTGGGGGTTCTTCGCCACCGCGGCACGGCCTTTCCGAAGCCTCACACGATCAGCGCGCGGACAGCGGACGCTCAACAGCGTCTTCGGTGTCCTCTTCATCGCCGTCGCCGGTCTCCTCGTCTTCCTCCACTGA
- a CDS encoding metallopeptidase family protein, with the protein MEMDAADFEELVIDELDRLPDEMVDGLENVVFVVEDRPEDGSLDLLGLYDGLALTERTQYGSGELPDRIVVYREPHLAACETDDELRDEVHTTLVHEIAHFYGIDDEQLHTLGWA; encoded by the coding sequence ATGGAAATGGATGCTGCGGACTTCGAAGAACTCGTGATCGACGAGCTCGATCGGCTGCCCGACGAGATGGTCGACGGGCTGGAGAACGTGGTGTTCGTCGTCGAGGATCGTCCGGAGGACGGAAGCCTGGACCTGCTCGGGCTCTACGACGGGCTGGCCCTGACCGAGCGCACGCAGTACGGCTCCGGCGAGCTCCCCGACCGGATCGTCGTCTACCGCGAGCCGCATCTGGCAGCGTGCGAGACGGACGACGAACTGCGCGACGAGGTGCACACGACCCTGGTGCACGAGATCGCGCACTTCTACGGCATCGACGACGAGCAGCTCCACACGCTGGGGTGGGCATGA
- the clpS gene encoding ATP-dependent Clp protease adapter ClpS, translating into MSPLATPDVEESVDLSAAPLEPWEVVVWNDPVNLMSYVVRVFRTYFGYSLERATVLMRQVHHDGQAIVATGPRETMEVHAQAMHDYGLWATVRKAKG; encoded by the coding sequence ATGAGCCCCCTCGCCACGCCCGACGTCGAAGAGTCGGTCGATCTCTCGGCAGCTCCGCTCGAACCATGGGAGGTCGTCGTGTGGAACGACCCTGTCAACCTGATGAGCTACGTCGTGCGAGTCTTCCGCACCTACTTCGGCTACTCGCTGGAGCGCGCGACGGTGCTCATGCGACAGGTGCACCACGACGGCCAGGCGATCGTCGCGACAGGGCCGCGAGAGACGATGGAGGTGCACGCGCAGGCGATGCACGACTACGGCCTGTGGGCGACCGTCCGAAAGGCCAAAGGATGA
- a CDS encoding DUF2017 family protein has protein sequence MSEPMVRIRMARVEGAQLAQLVDDFRDLVGATRDVEDPAIGRLVPDAYPEDEESSRAFRDATREDLLDRRALDADIVRTALAGMRGDLAEMSHSEAFAEHDLDIPPSDIDAWLRTLTALRLVIAERLGIESDDDHDPDDPRFGVYDWLGYRLELTIDAADELL, from the coding sequence ATGAGCGAGCCGATGGTGCGGATACGTATGGCTCGGGTCGAGGGCGCGCAGCTCGCGCAGCTGGTCGACGACTTCCGCGATCTCGTGGGAGCGACCCGCGACGTCGAGGATCCCGCGATCGGCCGCCTGGTTCCCGATGCCTACCCCGAGGACGAGGAGTCGTCTCGCGCGTTCCGGGATGCGACGCGAGAAGACCTGCTCGACCGACGCGCTCTGGACGCGGACATCGTCCGCACCGCACTCGCAGGCATGCGCGGTGACCTCGCCGAGATGTCACACAGCGAGGCCTTCGCGGAGCACGACCTCGACATACCTCCGTCCGACATCGACGCATGGCTGCGCACGCTCACCGCATTGCGCCTCGTGATCGCGGAGCGCCTCGGCATCGAGAGCGACGATGACCATGACCCCGACGACCCGCGGTTCGGCGTCTACGACTGGCTGGGGTACCGCCTCGAACTCACGATCGACGCGGCCGACGAGCTCCTCTGA
- a CDS encoding aminobenzoate synthetase has product MPSRSSDPVADALERAAALIVDDIHMLAAANPVVLIDGRSGAGKTTLARMLVERWPIAGRVQLVALDSIYPGWDGLRDGVERALDGILRPHGRGYLGEWRRWDWGSGSEAEIHAVDPALGVLIEGSGILTPDTAAIADVRVWVESAEVGRKARALARDGDTYRPHWDRWAQQESDHIVRDDPRALATRVIEVP; this is encoded by the coding sequence GTGCCCTCAAGAAGTAGTGACCCGGTCGCTGACGCCCTCGAGCGAGCTGCGGCCCTGATCGTCGACGACATCCACATGCTCGCGGCGGCGAACCCGGTCGTCCTGATCGACGGTCGCAGCGGAGCGGGGAAGACGACCCTCGCGCGCATGCTCGTCGAACGTTGGCCGATAGCAGGACGGGTGCAGCTCGTCGCACTGGATTCGATCTATCCGGGCTGGGACGGGCTCAGAGACGGAGTCGAACGCGCTCTGGACGGCATCCTCCGCCCGCACGGACGAGGGTATCTGGGCGAGTGGCGACGATGGGACTGGGGGAGCGGCAGCGAGGCCGAGATTCACGCGGTCGACCCGGCGCTCGGGGTGCTGATCGAAGGGAGCGGGATACTCACGCCCGACACGGCGGCGATTGCGGATGTGCGGGTCTGGGTCGAGTCCGCGGAGGTCGGTCGCAAGGCCCGAGCGCTGGCGCGCGATGGCGATACCTATCGTCCGCACTGGGATCGCTGGGCGCAGCAGGAAAGCGATCACATCGTGCGTGACGATCCGCGTGCGCTCGCGACCAGGGTCATCGAGGTGCCGTAG
- the dinB gene encoding DNA polymerase IV, with the protein MGHGDGRGRIVSSADADDTGTSILHVDMDAFYAGVEVLDDPNLRGLPLIIGSPDGRSVVSSASYEARRYGVRAAMPVSQALRLCPSARVVPPHFHRYQAVSRQVMAIFESFTPLVEPLSVDEAFLDVRGVRRLWGSPAQIAHLVRQRVRDEVGITCSVGVAATKHVAKMASTISKPDGMLVVSASDTQDFLDPRPVRAMWGVGPKAAEALEGRGIRTVRDIRTSSPAMLDRAVGPALSARLAELARGEDPRAVETERVEKSVGHEETFDTDISDRSFLRAELLRLADRVAARLRKAEWETSTVAIKIRFDDFRTISRSQTLPEPTAVGQRIGEAAQALFDQIDRRDPVRLVGVRAEKLRPAGGGGFGLWDDDEDWRRVEGAVDDAVARFGTATIRRARHIGRGDGRGAAQHPRAHGLD; encoded by the coding sequence ATGGGACACGGTGACGGCAGAGGGCGCATCGTGTCGTCAGCCGATGCCGACGACACCGGCACGAGCATCCTGCACGTCGACATGGATGCGTTCTACGCCGGTGTCGAGGTGCTCGATGATCCCAACTTGCGCGGTCTCCCGCTGATCATCGGGTCGCCCGACGGCCGATCGGTGGTGTCCAGCGCCTCCTACGAGGCGCGCCGCTACGGCGTGCGTGCGGCGATGCCGGTGTCTCAGGCGCTGCGCTTGTGCCCGTCGGCGCGCGTCGTTCCTCCGCACTTCCATCGCTACCAGGCGGTCTCACGTCAGGTGATGGCGATCTTCGAGTCGTTCACGCCGTTGGTCGAGCCGCTGTCGGTCGACGAGGCCTTCCTCGATGTGCGCGGCGTCCGACGGCTCTGGGGCAGCCCTGCACAGATCGCGCACCTCGTTCGGCAGCGCGTCAGAGATGAGGTGGGCATCACCTGCAGTGTCGGCGTCGCAGCCACGAAGCATGTGGCGAAGATGGCCTCGACGATCTCGAAGCCCGATGGGATGCTCGTCGTCTCGGCATCCGACACGCAGGACTTCCTCGACCCGCGTCCGGTGCGCGCCATGTGGGGTGTGGGGCCGAAGGCGGCCGAGGCATTGGAGGGGCGCGGAATCCGCACGGTGCGCGACATCCGCACCTCGTCTCCGGCGATGCTCGACCGCGCCGTGGGGCCGGCTCTCAGCGCGCGACTCGCGGAGCTCGCTCGCGGCGAGGATCCCCGGGCAGTCGAGACGGAACGCGTCGAGAAGAGCGTCGGGCACGAGGAGACCTTCGACACCGACATCTCAGACAGGTCCTTCCTGAGAGCCGAGCTCCTGCGCCTCGCCGACCGCGTCGCAGCGCGCCTGCGGAAGGCGGAATGGGAGACGTCGACGGTCGCCATCAAGATCAGGTTCGACGACTTCCGCACCATCAGCCGTTCGCAGACGCTCCCGGAACCCACCGCGGTGGGCCAGCGTATCGGAGAGGCCGCCCAAGCGCTTTTCGACCAGATCGATCGACGGGATCCCGTGCGTCTGGTCGGAGTGCGCGCTGAGAAGCTGCGGCCGGCCGGCGGCGGCGGCTTCGGCCTCTGGGACGACGACGAGGACTGGAGGCGCGTCGAGGGCGCGGTCGACGATGCCGTCGCACGTTTCGGCACGGCCACGATCAGGCGAGCGAGACACATCGGGCGGGGCGACGGCCGTGGTGCTGCGCAACATCCCAGGGCGCACGGGCTCGATTGA
- the gatB gene encoding Asp-tRNA(Asn)/Glu-tRNA(Gln) amidotransferase subunit GatB yields the protein MATAKLMDFDKALELFEPVLGFEVHVELNTNTKMFSDAPNPANEAYHAAAPNTLIAPVDLGLPGSLPVVNETAIRSSISLGLALGCSIAPSSRFARKNYFYPDLGKNYQISQYDEPIAFEGEVEVELEDGTIVQIPIERAHMEEDAGKLTHMGGSTGRIQGAEYSLVDYNRAGVPLVEIVTKVIFGTEHRAPEVAKAYVATIRDIVRSLGISEARLERGNLRCDANISLRPRGQEKLGTRTETKNVNSMRSVERAVRYEIQRQAQILADGGTITQETRHWHEDTGTTSPGRPKSDADDYRYFPEPDLVPVEPAAELIEELRAQLPEQPVARRRRLMGEWGFTDLEFQDVRNGGLLEVVEATISAGATPATARKWWTGEISRLANTQEKDATELISPENVVALQKLVDAGTLTDKLARQVLEGVIAGEGTPQEVVDGRGLAVVSDDGALIAAIDEALAAQPDVLAKIKDGKVQAAGAVIGAVMKAMKGQADAARVRELVLERAAQ from the coding sequence ATGGCCACTGCCAAGCTCATGGACTTCGACAAAGCGCTCGAGCTGTTCGAGCCCGTTCTCGGATTCGAGGTGCACGTCGAACTCAACACCAACACGAAGATGTTCTCGGACGCGCCGAACCCGGCGAACGAGGCCTATCACGCGGCTGCGCCGAACACGCTGATCGCCCCGGTCGACCTCGGTCTGCCCGGATCGCTGCCCGTCGTGAACGAGACGGCGATTCGCTCATCGATCAGCCTCGGTCTTGCACTCGGCTGCTCGATCGCACCGTCGAGCCGCTTCGCGCGGAAGAACTACTTCTACCCCGACCTCGGCAAGAACTACCAGATCTCGCAGTACGACGAGCCGATCGCTTTCGAGGGTGAGGTCGAGGTCGAGCTCGAAGACGGAACCATCGTGCAGATCCCGATCGAGCGCGCGCACATGGAGGAGGACGCCGGCAAGCTCACTCACATGGGCGGATCCACCGGACGCATCCAGGGTGCCGAGTACTCGCTGGTCGACTACAACCGCGCCGGTGTTCCGCTCGTCGAGATCGTCACGAAGGTCATCTTCGGCACTGAGCACCGTGCCCCGGAGGTCGCCAAGGCCTATGTCGCGACCATCCGTGACATCGTCCGCAGCCTCGGGATCTCCGAAGCCCGCCTGGAGCGCGGCAACCTCCGCTGCGACGCCAACATCTCGCTGCGCCCTCGCGGCCAGGAGAAGCTCGGCACGCGCACCGAGACGAAGAACGTCAACTCGATGCGGTCGGTCGAACGCGCCGTGCGTTACGAGATCCAGCGTCAGGCGCAGATCCTCGCCGACGGCGGCACGATCACTCAGGAGACCCGGCACTGGCACGAGGACACGGGCACGACCTCGCCCGGTCGTCCCAAGTCGGATGCCGATGACTACCGGTACTTCCCCGAGCCCGACCTGGTTCCGGTGGAGCCTGCGGCCGAGCTGATCGAGGAGCTCCGAGCGCAGCTGCCCGAACAGCCGGTGGCGCGTCGGCGCCGCCTGATGGGCGAGTGGGGGTTCACCGACCTGGAGTTCCAGGACGTGCGGAACGGCGGCCTGCTGGAGGTCGTCGAGGCGACGATCTCGGCCGGAGCGACTCCTGCCACGGCCCGCAAGTGGTGGACGGGCGAGATCAGCCGCCTCGCGAACACGCAGGAGAAGGATGCCACGGAGCTGATCTCTCCTGAGAACGTCGTGGCGCTGCAGAAGCTCGTCGACGCCGGGACCCTCACCGACAAGCTGGCCCGCCAGGTGCTCGAGGGAGTCATCGCCGGTGAGGGGACGCCGCAGGAGGTCGTCGACGGCCGCGGACTCGCCGTCGTCTCGGATGACGGCGCGCTGATCGCCGCGATCGACGAGGCCCTGGCAGCTCAGCCCGACGTTCTCGCGAAGATCAAGGACGGCAAGGTCCAGGCAGCCGGCGCCGTCATCGGCGCTGTGATGAAGGCTATGAAGGGCCAGGCCGACGCAGCCCGGGTCCGCGAACTCGTTCTCGAGCGCGCTGCGCAGTGA